CGGTTTAATGGGCTGCTCTATGATTGAAGAGGGTAAGAATTCAATTGATTATGCTCAAAAGGCGACAGACTATGTTAATGAAGTGAGTGCGTTTGCAAATGAAGCGCCGGGGTTAGTAGAAAAAGCAATCAATGATAGTGCTGCTCGAAAAGAATTAGAGACTAAGCTCGGAGATATTCAAAAGGATATCCCAGCTTTTAATGAATTGACACCCCCGGATGTAGCGAAGGACATCCATCAGCAAATTGTTGGATATAACGAAAAATTAAATGCATTAATTGATACAACTATGAAAAAGATAGAAGAAGGGAAAATAGATGTAGAACAATTTAAAAACTCAGAGCTTATGAAGACAGTGCAACAAGTTCAAGATTTAAAAGATAAAGTTCAAAATTTAGGGCAGTAGAGAGGATATGAAAAAAGTCCGTTATTTATAACGGACTTTTTTAACGCGAGAATATTATAATAAGGCGTGTACTTGTTATTGAATAGAAAAAACGACGATCCCAATTATAATAATAATGTTACCAATGACTTTTCTTTTTGTTATTTTCTCTCCTAAGAAATACCAACCGAATACTAAAATAATGACATAGCTAAGAGATTCTAATACAGGAGCCTGTTTTAATGGAACACCTTTTAGTGCAATAACGTTTAGCCCAGCATTAATTACAAATAAAGAATAGCCGATAATAACATAAGGGTTGACATATTCTCTTAATTTGGAATCATATTCTTGTAGAGTTGCTTTTTTGAGTAAAATTTGTGAGTAATTTGCTAAAATAATACCGAAAATATATAACAATATATAATTATTCATCTTTCGTCACCACCACAATTCCAATCATAATGATAGCTGCACCGAGTAAATTGTTCCATTTTATCGTCTCACCTAAAAAGATAACGGACCATAACATGGACCATAATATGATGATCCCTCGGTGGGAATATGCTTTAGAAATTTCAAAATGTTTAATTACCTGTTGCCAAAGAATAGCATAGCCAAATAAAATTACAACAAGTCCAAAATAGGCGATGAAAAACGAAATGGATGAAACAGGGAATTTAGCTGCCCATTTCATATAAAGCAGGATGATAGAATATAGCAAGAAAGCTACATGTAAAAATACATAATTTTTCATAGTCGGTTTCATATATTCACTCTCTTTTAGATGTAAATACATTAATTTGAAAAGAATGCATTTCATCTATGTTTTCTTATTACATGGAATGTGGTTTGAAATGGTTTTTTGTTTTATAATGTGTATACTTTGTCTATCTCTTCACATTCCAAGGTATATAATACCAT
This sequence is a window from Bacillus pseudomycoides DSM 12442. Protein-coding genes within it:
- a CDS encoding DUF6376 family protein, whose product is MKLKKTILLVFLITIGLMGCSMIEEGKNSIDYAQKATDYVNEVSAFANEAPGLVEKAINDSAARKELETKLGDIQKDIPAFNELTPPDVAKDIHQQIVGYNEKLNALIDTTMKKIEEGKIDVEQFKNSELMKTVQQVQDLKDKVQNLGQ
- a CDS encoding EamA family transporter translates to MNNYILLYIFGIILANYSQILLKKATLQEYDSKLREYVNPYVIIGYSLFVINAGLNVIALKGVPLKQAPVLESLSYVIILVFGWYFLGEKITKRKVIGNIIIIIGIVVFSIQ
- a CDS encoding EamA family transporter, with the protein product MKPTMKNYVFLHVAFLLYSIILLYMKWAAKFPVSSISFFIAYFGLVVILFGYAILWQQVIKHFEISKAYSHRGIIILWSMLWSVIFLGETIKWNNLLGAAIIMIGIVVVTKDE